Part of the Candidatus Saccharibacteria bacterium genome, TCGACAGAGCCAAGGCGGTCATTAAAGCATATGAGAATGATCCTCAACTTCAAGAGAAAGAAATAAATAAACTCCAACAAAATTACCTAGAGAAACGCTATAACAAAAAAGTAACAAAACTAGATGGTTAGATAGATGCAGGGAATATTGATAGCAGTAATAGTGCTTATAGCCTTAGGCGGTTTTGCTTTTTTTGCATACAGAATTTATAGATCAACCCTCCGTGAGGCGAAGGGATTTGAGCGGCGGCTGAAAATGGTGCCTCTTCTCATCCACCTACCGCCAGCCAGCGACGACACAGAAATTGGGAGCCGTGACGTTCGTGATGTTATTGATGAGAAAATATCTCAAGCTGAAACACTTTATAATGTTATAGCTAGTACTGCTAAGAAAGGCTTTAAAAGTAATTTCTACGGCCAGCGCCATATTGCTTTTGAGGTGGTGGCTGTGAAAGGTGTTGTAAATTATTACGTTTCGGTGCCAGTCGCTATGGAGGCGGTGGTTAGGCAGGCGGTATTAAGCGCATATCCAACCGCCCACCTCGAGGAAGCGTTCGTGCACAGTGTTTTTAATAACGTTGGTAAAATAACATCAACAGTTGGAGGTGAGCTTAATTTAATTAAAGAGTACGCCTATCCGATCGCCACATTTAAAGAACTCAAACGCGATGCCATGCAGTCACTCCTTAATGCTATGGGTTCGCTCGGGGAAGAAGATGGCGCGGCCGTACAAATACTTATTCGACCGGCAAAAGCTGGCTGGGATAAAACCGTCAAAGCTAAAGCCGATAGCATCAAAAAGAATAAAGGGTCAAAGTCTGGGCTGAAGTCATTACTATCTATAAAAGACCTAACCCAAGCCTTGTGGAAGCCGCCAGAAGCAGGGGATGCAAAACCAGAAGATAAACAATTATCCTCACTCGAGCAGAGCACTGTAGAGGCTATTGAGAATAAAACTCGATCAGCAGGCTATGAAGTCTTAATCAGGGTCGTCTGTTCATCTAACACCGTTCATAGTTCGACTAATATTCTGAACAATATAATTGCAACCTTTTCGCTGTTTAATTCACAGGGATTAAACGGCTTTAAATTCACAGAAACAAAGAATATCCAGAAATTTGTAACAGCGTATATTTTACGGCTGTTCCCGCCTGAACTTAATATGAACATATTGAATGCAACAGAGTTGGCGACAATATTTCATTTACCAGATGCTCAATTTACGCCGACGTCACAATTACAACGTCAATCGTCGAAACAGGTTGATGGACCACATAATATACCTAAAGAAGGTCTGCTTATGGGCTATAACGTCTATCGCTCACTTAAGAAAGAAATACGGCTTTCTGATGATGACAGACGAAGACATATGTACATTGTTGGACAAACCGGCACGGGTAAATCGGTCTTTTTAGAAAACCTAGCACTTCAAGACATGATTAATGGCAAGGGGTTTGCATTTATCGATCCACACGGAGATTCGGTGGAAGCTTTGATCTCTATGGTGCCAAAAGAACGCACCGAAGATGTTATCTACTTTAACCCTGGTGATATGGAGTTCCCGCTTGGCTTTAACTTATTTGAGTATCAATCCGAAGAACAAAAAGACTTTTTGGTGCAAGAAACAATTAACATGCTAGAGAAGCTATATGACCCAAACAATCAAGGAATTGTTGGTCCGCGCTATCATCATATGTTTAGAAATGCCGCTCTAACTATAATGTCTGATCCCAACGGAGGGACATTCATTGATTTACCGAAACTATTTAGCGATAAGCAGTTTTTAAATAAAAAGCTCAAACACGTCAAAGACCAAACACTAATAGATTTTTGGACGAAGGAAATTCCTGGATCCGAACGATCAAATGAGTTCGGTGAGGTTAAGAGTTGGTTTGTGAGTAAGTTTGGGGCGTTTCTTTCAAATACAATGATGCGGAACATCATTGGGCAAAACAAAAGTTCATTTGATTTACGGCAAGTGATGGATGAGGGCAAGATACTGCTCGTCAACCTGTCTAAGGGCCGCGTAGGAGAGCTTAATTCCAAACTTCTTGGCATGATGTTTGTAATGAAATTTCAGGCTGCAGCAATGAGCAGGGCAGAGATCCCGCAGGAGATGCGCCGAGATTTCAGCCTTTATGTGGACGAGTTCCAAAATTTTTCAACAGAGTCGTTTGCAACCATTTTGTCTGAGGCTCGAAAGTATCGATTAAACCTTATTGTGGCCAACCAGTTTATAGGCCAACTTACGGAAGAGATTCGTGATGCTGTATTCGGAAACGTTGGTACAATTGCAACATTACGGTGTGGTGCAACAGATGCAGATTACCTGGTAAAACAATTCTCACCAGTTTTTGATAATCAAGATTTGATAAAATTACCAAACTACAATGCTGTTGTTCGCCTCATGATTTCTGGAATTCCTTCCACTCCTTTTAGCATGGAGACAATTCCGCCGCTTGGAGCACCGAATAAGGAGCTTGGAACGGCCTTAAAGCAGCTGAGCGCTGCTAAGTATGGTAAGCCTCGCGCAGTAGTTGAAAAGAGTATTTTTTCTCGGTTAGACAGTGGCCCACCAGCAGGTCGTCGGCCAATGGCTGGTTCTGGCATGCCGCCGGCTCGTCCTGATTCTAACCCAGCGCTTTCGGGCAAGCCTGCTCCAAAACCACTCGGAAAATCTAGTTTTCTTGATGAATGGCTGGCAAAGAAAAAGGCAACTCAGTCAAGCGGCGCTAGCACAGGAGGTCAGGCTACCCCAAGTGCACGTCCGCAACAACTACGACCCAACCAGGGGAGCACACCAGCAGCGTCAAAGCCACTTCAAGCAACCAACAGTATTCCAGCGGCACAGCCGTTGGCGCCAGCCCCCGAGCTCACCCCGCAAACCAAACCAGCGAGTCCAATGCCACCACCTTCGGCTTCACCAGTGCAAACATCTACATCGGGTAATTCTCAGGCTGATCCTCAAGCACAGCCCGCAGTAGAGCAGATGCACGAGCCGGTCCAAGAGGATACTACCTTAAAGATTCCTCGAGAGGCGTCCACGAGCCTGTCGAGCGATATTAAGCCTACAAACAGCCCTGACACCAATAATGAAGTTGAATCGTTGCTTGAGCGGTCTCAGAATACCAGTGAAGCATCTGGTGCTGTTGCGCCGACTAACGAAATTAGTTTCGACGAAGATGGTAACCCGATTCTTAGCTAGTTTTTCGTATATATTTATTAACCAAAAATCGCAACAAATCGATAAGAAGACCAGCTGTTGCCCCAATAGCTAGTAAGACATAAATGTAGTAATAGCTATCAATTAAGTAGCCATTTTTTCGAGAAATAATATAGATAAGGACACTGCCAACTGCTGAAAAACTAAATGCTCCAAGGAGAGCGGATGGTCGAGCAACAGTGGTGCCGATAATTTCTGATGTTCTTTCAATAGCTTTAGTGTGCACTACGTTACTGAACAGTCTCTGTGATTGCGTAAGTTGTTTGCGGGTGCTTTGCATAGTCTGAGCGAAATACTCATTTTTCTGTTTTTGTAGGTTAACCGGTTGAGAGGTTCGTTCTTTTGGAGGTGTATATTCGTTTGATTGTTTAGCAAGCTCGTGTGCCCGTGATGAGTAATCATTTTCACGGTTTGCTACTTTTTCTGCTTTCGAAGATTCAGTCTCTAGCGATCGACGAATTTTCTCTAAATTTTTCTCTGCTTCAGCTTGAGAAATTTCGAGAGCTTCTTGATTGCGAGATAATTTTTCAGACATCGTTATACTCCGTTTATTTCATGTTGTTTAATGATCGATAACTCAGTGCTAAGCAGTTTGTTGCGCTGGTACAAGAACACAGATACACCAACGACCAAGACTAACAGGCTAAATGATTGGCCGGCTCCGGTATTTGGTAAGCCTTGAATAGTTTGTTCGACTTGTTTTTCAACAGGGCAGTCAATTTTTATAGAGATGGTATTACTATAAGTGTTGTCGATCTGACAATCATACCGCAACGGATTAGATGCCACTTGATTTGTCTCAGGAATTGGATTTTTTATTTGTACGAAGAATAATTTTTCTATGGTTTCACCAGGTTCAAGTTTATCTTCTGAGGACCATGTAATCACACCGTCATTCAACTTACCCCCACCAAGAAGGCTTATTTCACTATTGTAGGCTTCTGGTTCACTGACTCGCTCACCGCTACCGCTAATGACATCGGCATACTCCAAGACGTCACTGACATACTCGTTCGGTAGTGTGTAGTCTTCGTATTCTACGTTTCCACTATTTTGCACAGTTAGTCGGTATTCGATAATTTCATCTGCACCGACAGTTTGCTGGTGCAAGCTGTCTGAGCGTGGGTCACCCGCTACAGTTCGAATAGGGTTAAAGCTGGCGAGTAGGCGAGCAGACTTCGATTGATCAATGCGTTCGTTGGGTGCTTCGATTGTTGTAATTTCTAATGAACAATCACTCTTGTTCGTTACAGTCCCATCGGAAAACCGGATCTGTACTGCAACTTGGTATGTATCGACGTCTTCGAATGACCACGTAAGATTTTGGTCAGGGCTATCTTGCACCACTTCATTGTCGACAAAATATTTAAAACGAACTGGTGTTAGAGAGTACTCCTCGAATGTCGGCTTGAATGTTATAGATACAGGTATAGTAAATTCCGAACTAGCAGATTGAGCAGCAAGGTAGAGGCAAATAGGCTCCGGTTCTGGTTCAGATTCGGGTACATTTTCTGGTTCTGGTTGTTGCGGTTCAGGCTCAGGGTCGGGTTCACGTTCTGGCCTGTGAATAGGAGTTGATGTTACTACCTCTGGAGGTATCTCCAGATCAACACAAGCCACTGGCTCGGAGTGCTCTGTATCGGAAGCGCCAGCCTGATCAATATAGTGTGCGTCCGACCTATTGCAAATAATCTCACCCTCAGCGTCTTCGATGACGTAGACTCGCAAATTACGAATAGCTTGTTCATTTGGCCCTAACGTACCAATAATCCACTCAACCTTAACTTGGTCTTGGTTGTGTTCTAAAGGGGTGCCACCTTCTGTGATGGGTGTTAATGGTCGGAGATTAGGGTTGAGTCGGTCTACGAGCTTTACATTGTAGGCAGGGCTATTGCCATTGTTAGCTACAGACAATTGAAAATTCAAAATATCGCCAGGTTCCACTGGGCCAGAAGGTGACACAATGCGCTTATCAGTTGTAATGTTGGTTTCTGGTGGTTCTCGAAAGACAATGTTTCCGCACGAATATAAAACATAGATACGACCACCGTCGATCGACAGAGCTTTGTATTTGCTTGCTTGTGTTGAGCTACTATCCCAAATATGAAGCGGTCGATGGTAGTACGATTCAGATCTTCCAGGTACCGTGAATCTTACATCGGCGCTTGGGTCTCTTGTGTTTCTGTCTCGGCCAATTGATCGGAGGTTGCGGTCATCGGGGTTATTGCAGCCTCTTGTGGCGCTTGGCTCTTCTTTAGAGCAAATATAGGTTTCTCGTGAGCTTGCGATGTCTTCTCGACTGATTCCGTAGAATTCGAAGAGTTCTTGTAGGCCTGGAGTTGCATTAGCTCCATATACTGCCGAAGTCAGGGCATCTTTTGCAGCCGATTCAGACAGGTCTTGACCCCCAGCAGTTCTTAGCCCACCGCGAATCAGGTCATTCGCATCACTGGCAATACTTGGGACAGGTGAAACCACAACAACTAAAAACTGAACCACTAGTGTTAGACCAGCAAAAATTAAACCAAGTTTTCGAGTTATATTTTCTTTTTTTAACCGTTGAATATAGAAGCCAACCTGCGACAGCAAGCTGGGGCTATATGGTAAATTGGAAACGATTTTTTTAAACATTTTTGGATGTTTTTGTATAAGTTATGTATACAGTTAAGCATAAGTAGAACTTCTTAGCAAAGAAGATACTAACTTGTTGAATCCAAAAAAAATAGGGTATAATATTCACTAATCAACCAAACAGCAACAACTTGAGTGAGGGAAAATGGCTAAAGGCTCAGATTACGGTGCGCAACAAATACAAGTTCTTGAAGGGTTAGAACCCGTTCGCAAACGACCAGGTATGTATATCGGTAGTACCGGTATTGATGGTCTACATCACATGATCAAAGAGGTAGCAGACAACGGTATCGACGAAGCGATCGCTGGTCACGCCTCGAGAGTCGAGGTGACACTTTTAGAAGACGGCGGTGTACGCGTTGCAGATGATGGCCGTGGTATACCTGTAGAAAAACATGCGAAGACAGGTGTTTCTACACTAGAAACTGTTTTAACTGTGTTGCACGCTGGCGGTAAGTTCGATGGAGATGGCTACAAAGTTTCGAGTGGTCTGCACGGTGTCGGTGTCAGTGTTGTAAATGCGCTTTCTAAAAAATTAATTGCCGAAGTTCATCGCGACGGCAGCTACTATACTCAGGAGTACCAAGCTGGTGCGCCAAAAACTAAAATTAAAAAAATTGGTCCGAGTGACAAAAACGGGACAATTATTACGTTTTGGCCAGATACCTCAATTATGGAGGATACCCCTTTTGACTATAAATGGGTTGTTGATTATCTACGCCACCAAGCGTATTTAACGAAAGCTATTCACACCCAAGTTGAAGACCAACGCACAGGTAAAAAATATGCTTTTTATTTTGACGGTGGAATCAAGTCCTATGTTAAGCACTTAAACTTTGGTAAAGACATCCTTGGCGAAGAAATCTTTTATGTCGAACGACAAGTCGAAGATGTGTCAGTTGAAATTGCACTGCAGTACACTGACGCCTTTAATGAGGTTGTAAAACCCTTTGCAAACAACGTGTTTAACCCTGATGGTGGCACTCACTTAACAGGTTTTCGTTCAGCGCTGACCCGAGTTATTAATGAATACGCGCGGAACAATAGCTTGCTTAAAGAAAAAGAAGAAAATCTATCAGGTGAAGACAGCAGAGAAGGGTTGACTGCAATAATTCTTGTAAAAATGCCCGACCCGCAGTTTGAAGGCCAGACAAAGAATAAGCTCGGCAACCCGGAAATTCGCGGATACGTAGAGCAGGTAATGAGCGAATGGTTCAGTTATTTCCTCGATGAAAATCCGAGCATCGCTAAGAAAATTATAGGTAAAGCGATTTTGGCAGCTCGAGCACGAAAAGCAGCCCGAGCAGCTCGTGATAATGTGATTCGAAAAGGTGTACTCGAGGGCACGTCGCTTCCTGGAAAGCTTGCAGACTGTAGCAGTAAAGATCCAGCCAAGTCAGAAATTTATATTGTAGAGGGTGACTCTGCTGGTGGATCAGCTAAGGTGGGACGAGATAGTACATATCAGGCAATTCTGCCATTGCGAGGTAAGGTATTGAATGTTGAACGAGCTCGCCTTGATAAGATGTTGGCCAACAATGAAATAACCAGCCTCATAAAGGCGCTCGGGGTTGGCATTGAAGAGCAATTCGACATAAACGGCTTACGTTATGACCGGATTATCATCATGACTGACGCCGACGTCGACGGAAGTCACATACGTACGTTATTACTTACATTCTTCTTTAGACATATGAAGGAAGTTGTTGAAGGTGGTCATTTATATATAGCTCAACCGCCGTTTTATCAAATTAAAGTCGGTAAAAAAGTACATTACGCATATACAGATGACGATAAAAATCGAATACTGAATCAACTGATCGAAGAGAAGAAAGAACGAAGTAAATTAGACAACGATTCACTTGATATCGACGAAGCAGATGAGGCGAGTCTGGCTAAGGCTGCCGGAGCACAGCTTCAACGCTATAAGGGTCTTGGTGAAATGAATGCTGAGCAGTTATGGGAGACAACAATGGACCCCGAAAACAGAGTGTTATTACAGGTTAAGGTTGAGGACGCTGAAAAAGCAGATGCAATATTTAATAAGTTAATGGGGACCGAAGTGCTTTTACGAAAGAACTTTATTCAGACCCACGCACGCTACGTAAAGGAATTGGATATTTAGAGTATGGCAGACGAACTACAGCAACCAGACAACGATAATCTAAGCAATCAACAACCGATCGAAGGAAGTATTGTTGAGGGCAGTACAGAGAAAACCAAATTTGGTTTGATTAAAACGAGGACGCTCGAAAATGAAATGGAAGAGAGCTACTTGCAGTATTCCATGAGTGTCATAGTTGCTCGTGCATTGCCTGACGTGCGCGATGGAATGAAGCCTGTCCACAGAAGAATTTTGTATTCGATGGGACAAAACGGCAACCGGCACAACGCAAAATATACTAAGAGCGCTAGGATCATCGGTGATGTCATGGGTAAATACCACCCGCACGGTGACAGTGCTATCTATGACTCAATGGTCCGATTAGCTCAACCATGGGCTATGCGCTACATGATGGTTGACGGTCAGGGTAACTTTGGCTCAATGGACGGTGATCCGCCAGCCGCCATGAGGTACACCGAAGCTCGAATGATGCGACCTGCTGAGGAAATGCTTGCAGATATCGATAAAGACACCGTTGATTTTAGAGATAACTTTGATGGGTCTGAGCAAGAACCAAGTGTGCTACCAGCACGACTGCCTAATTTATTGCTCAATGGCCAAATTGGTATTGCTGTTGGTATGGCAACGAACATCCCACCGCACAACCTCGGTGAGATTGTTGACGCGACGGTTGAAATTATTGATAACCCCGAAGCAAACACCGAAGATCTTTTAAAGCACGTGCAGGGACCAGACTTTCCAACAGGTGGCGTTGTGTATGGCGGCGATCCATTGCGAGCGGCCTATGCAACTGGTAAAGGTGGTATAACTATTCGTGCTGTTGCTGATATTGTTGAGCATAAATCTAAAAAAGATCGCTTTTCGATTATTGTTTCCGAAATACCGTTTGCGGTGAACAAAGCGAGTTTAATCGAAAAAATAGCCGACCTCGTTAAGGATAAAAAGATTCAAGGCATTAGTGATCTTCGAGATGAAAGCTCTCGAGGTGATGTTCGAATTGTTGTCGATCTTAAGAAAGATTCGTATCCTAAGAAAATTTTGAATCAACTCTACAAATTCACCCCTTTGCAGACGAGCTTCCATTACAATATGTTGGCATTAATCGACGGCATACAGCCACGAGTGCTTGGCTTAAAAGATATGCTGACGGAGTTCATTAAACACCGTCAAAACGTAGTGAGACGGCGTACAGAATTTGAACTCAAAAAGGCTGAAGCGCGGGCTCATGTACTCGACGGATTAAAGATAGCTCTCGATAATATCGATGAAATTATTGCAACGATTAGGGGCTCTCAAACTACTGAAGAAGCTCAAAAGAATTTGATTAAGAAATTCAAATTATCCGAAATTCAAGCCCGAGCAATTTTGGCTATGCAGCTTCGCGCCTTAGCAGGTTTGGAGCGTCAAAAGATCGAGGATGAACTTGCAGAGCTCAAGAAGCTTATTGCCGAACTTAAGAAAATACTTGGCGATGAAAAGGAAATTCTCGCCATAATTAAAGCAGAACTACTAGAAGTTAAAGAAAAATACGGTGATGAGCGACGAACTAAGATTGAAAGTTATGAGCTTGGTAAATTCAGCGAAGAACAATTAATCCCGAATGAACGAGTAGTAATTGTCGTCACTAAAGGTAACTATATTAAGCGAACGCCACTTGATGCATACAAAAAACAGAATCGTGGAGGAAAAGGTAAGCGCGGCATGACCACTAAAGAAGAAGATGTCATTGAACATCTCGTAATGGCCAACACGCACAACTACCTATTGTTCTTTACAAATAAGGGGCGAGTCTTTAGGCAAAAAGCCTATGAAGTTCCACAGGCAGGGCCAAATGCTAAGGGTCAAGCCATGGTTAATATGTTGCAGTTACATCCTGATGAGATCGTTACCGCTGTAATTAATTTAGATGCCACGGTTAAAGATTCTGGATTCTTGTTTATGACTACCGATCACGGCACAGTTAAAAAGACACCACTCTCGGCTTATGAGAACGTGCGGCAGTCTGGTCTTATTGCCATCAACTTGGTTGATGGAGATGAGCTACGCTGGATACGAGTAAGTACCGGTGAAAACGATATAATAATTACAACAAAGGATGGTCAAGCAATTCGCTTCAATGAGAAAGACGTACGACCAATGGGCCGTACCGCCCGAGGAGTTCGCGGTATCAAGTTGCGCAAGGACGACAAGGTAATTTCTATGGACATCGTGCAGGAAGAAGCTAATATCTTCATGATCAGCGAGAATGGCTATGGTAAACGAACCAAGGTAGATCACTTTACTCGTCATAGACGTGGCGGTGTTGGTATTAAAGCAGCTGTATTGAATTCTAAAACAGGTAAATTAGTATCTGTTAAATCACTCCGTCAAGCTGGAGCTAAGAATAAAGCTGATGAGGTAATTATTATTTCGAAAAACGGTCAAACAATCCGTCTTGGAATTAGTGACATATCTGAACTTGGTCGGACCACTCAAGGCGTCAGGATTATGAAGCTTAATAATGATGATAAAGTGGCTTCTACCGCCCTTGTCCGTATCGAGGACGAAGAAGACGATGAAAGCTCTGAGCAGCAGACTGACGACAAAGAAGCCGAGAAGACCCCTAAAAAAAGTTCAAACAAGACAAAAAACGCTAAAAAGGAGTAGTTAGATATGTATCAGTTTCTTGCCGCGCCAATAACAGGGTGGTTTTTAGCTCAGTTAATTAAGTTTGCTGCGGCAGCACTGCGGGGCGACGTAGATTTTGCATGGTTTTGGCGGTCTGGTGGAATGCCAAGCGCACATAGCACCACAGTTGTGGCTCTTGTTAGCACCGTAGGCTTCCTGTCAGGCTTTAGCAGCGCTGTATTTGCCGTTACCGCAACCTTTGCCGCTATTGTTATATACGACTCTGTAGGAGTGCGTCAGGCAGTCGGCAATCATTCCAAGCTGCTTGAGAAATTACGAATTAAGTCTCAGATTGATCACCGCATAAAGCAAACACTTGGCCACACCTTGCCCGAAGTTCTCGGAGGTATTGTTTTAGGAGCTGTAATCGGAATCGCCTATGCAGCAACTGCAAACAAGGTCGGAGGGTTAACAGACTTTATCTCAACACCGTTAAGCGGCGCTGAGTTTAGAATAGCTTGGGTGCTAGTCTTACTACTATTGGTAGGTGCTGCGTCATACAACGCTTTTGCTCTTCGCAACCGAAAGACCCCAACTTTTAAGCGTCTAAGAAAAACAGTTTTTTATTCAGTTATCTTACCGACAATGTTTGCCGGATTATTTATCGTACTAGCCCAACAACAGGTTAGTGCCTTTGAGTGGCGGATGTGGGTCTGGTCTACCTTGGTGTTGGTTATTGTGTTGCAAATAAGCTATTCAATACGGTTTTATTCGAAGATACCTCTGTTAGTAAAAGAAGAAAATGCACGTTTGATTAATAAAGTAAAACCAAAACGTAATAGTAAAAAACGCAAGCGTAAATAGCGTATATTCGTTGTTGTAATTACATGTTGACACACTACTGTTGAAGCTGGTAGGCTACTACTTGTCGCTTAAATTGTGTGTGAGCACGTAGAGTTTAAGCAGAATGTACGTTAAGAATTTAGTTGTGCAGCGTCTTTGTAAAAAGATAAATTATGTTAATTCAAAAGTTTTAGGAAAAAGCTTTTTATAAGTAGTTAATTCTACTTTTTTGGAGAGTTTGATCCTGGCTCAGGATGAACGCTGGCGGTATGCCTAATACATGCAAGTCGAGCGGAAACACTTCGGGTGTCGAGCGGCGGACGGGTGCGTAACGCGTTGGAATCTGCCCCAAACTGAGGGATAAGCCAT contains:
- a CDS encoding ATP-binding protein — encoded protein: MQGILIAVIVLIALGGFAFFAYRIYRSTLREAKGFERRLKMVPLLIHLPPASDDTEIGSRDVRDVIDEKISQAETLYNVIASTAKKGFKSNFYGQRHIAFEVVAVKGVVNYYVSVPVAMEAVVRQAVLSAYPTAHLEEAFVHSVFNNVGKITSTVGGELNLIKEYAYPIATFKELKRDAMQSLLNAMGSLGEEDGAAVQILIRPAKAGWDKTVKAKADSIKKNKGSKSGLKSLLSIKDLTQALWKPPEAGDAKPEDKQLSSLEQSTVEAIENKTRSAGYEVLIRVVCSSNTVHSSTNILNNIIATFSLFNSQGLNGFKFTETKNIQKFVTAYILRLFPPELNMNILNATELATIFHLPDAQFTPTSQLQRQSSKQVDGPHNIPKEGLLMGYNVYRSLKKEIRLSDDDRRRHMYIVGQTGTGKSVFLENLALQDMINGKGFAFIDPHGDSVEALISMVPKERTEDVIYFNPGDMEFPLGFNLFEYQSEEQKDFLVQETINMLEKLYDPNNQGIVGPRYHHMFRNAALTIMSDPNGGTFIDLPKLFSDKQFLNKKLKHVKDQTLIDFWTKEIPGSERSNEFGEVKSWFVSKFGAFLSNTMMRNIIGQNKSSFDLRQVMDEGKILLVNLSKGRVGELNSKLLGMMFVMKFQAAAMSRAEIPQEMRRDFSLYVDEFQNFSTESFATILSEARKYRLNLIVANQFIGQLTEEIRDAVFGNVGTIATLRCGATDADYLVKQFSPVFDNQDLIKLPNYNAVVRLMISGIPSTPFSMETIPPLGAPNKELGTALKQLSAAKYGKPRAVVEKSIFSRLDSGPPAGRRPMAGSGMPPARPDSNPALSGKPAPKPLGKSSFLDEWLAKKKATQSSGASTGGQATPSARPQQLRPNQGSTPAASKPLQATNSIPAAQPLAPAPELTPQTKPASPMPPPSASPVQTSTSGNSQADPQAQPAVEQMHEPVQEDTTLKIPREASTSLSSDIKPTNSPDTNNEVESLLERSQNTSEASGAVAPTNEISFDEDGNPILS
- a CDS encoding DUF11 domain-containing protein, producing the protein MFKKIVSNLPYSPSLLSQVGFYIQRLKKENITRKLGLIFAGLTLVVQFLVVVVSPVPSIASDANDLIRGGLRTAGGQDLSESAAKDALTSAVYGANATPGLQELFEFYGISREDIASSRETYICSKEEPSATRGCNNPDDRNLRSIGRDRNTRDPSADVRFTVPGRSESYYHRPLHIWDSSSTQASKYKALSIDGGRIYVLYSCGNIVFREPPETNITTDKRIVSPSGPVEPGDILNFQLSVANNGNSPAYNVKLVDRLNPNLRPLTPITEGGTPLEHNQDQVKVEWIIGTLGPNEQAIRNLRVYVIEDAEGEIICNRSDAHYIDQAGASDTEHSEPVACVDLEIPPEVVTSTPIHRPEREPDPEPEPQQPEPENVPESEPEPEPICLYLAAQSASSEFTIPVSITFKPTFEEYSLTPVRFKYFVDNEVVQDSPDQNLTWSFEDVDTYQVAVQIRFSDGTVTNKSDCSLEITTIEAPNERIDQSKSARLLASFNPIRTVAGDPRSDSLHQQTVGADEIIEYRLTVQNSGNVEYEDYTLPNEYVSDVLEYADVISGSGERVSEPEAYNSEISLLGGGKLNDGVITWSSEDKLEPGETIEKLFFVQIKNPIPETNQVASNPLRYDCQIDNTYSNTISIKIDCPVEKQVEQTIQGLPNTGAGQSFSLLVLVVGVSVFLYQRNKLLSTELSIIKQHEINGV
- the gyrB gene encoding DNA topoisomerase (ATP-hydrolyzing) subunit B; the protein is MAKGSDYGAQQIQVLEGLEPVRKRPGMYIGSTGIDGLHHMIKEVADNGIDEAIAGHASRVEVTLLEDGGVRVADDGRGIPVEKHAKTGVSTLETVLTVLHAGGKFDGDGYKVSSGLHGVGVSVVNALSKKLIAEVHRDGSYYTQEYQAGAPKTKIKKIGPSDKNGTIITFWPDTSIMEDTPFDYKWVVDYLRHQAYLTKAIHTQVEDQRTGKKYAFYFDGGIKSYVKHLNFGKDILGEEIFYVERQVEDVSVEIALQYTDAFNEVVKPFANNVFNPDGGTHLTGFRSALTRVINEYARNNSLLKEKEENLSGEDSREGLTAIILVKMPDPQFEGQTKNKLGNPEIRGYVEQVMSEWFSYFLDENPSIAKKIIGKAILAARARKAARAARDNVIRKGVLEGTSLPGKLADCSSKDPAKSEIYIVEGDSAGGSAKVGRDSTYQAILPLRGKVLNVERARLDKMLANNEITSLIKALGVGIEEQFDINGLRYDRIIIMTDADVDGSHIRTLLLTFFFRHMKEVVEGGHLYIAQPPFYQIKVGKKVHYAYTDDDKNRILNQLIEEKKERSKLDNDSLDIDEADEASLAKAAGAQLQRYKGLGEMNAEQLWETTMDPENRVLLQVKVEDAEKADAIFNKLMGTEVLLRKNFIQTHARYVKELDI
- the gyrA gene encoding DNA gyrase subunit A, translated to MADELQQPDNDNLSNQQPIEGSIVEGSTEKTKFGLIKTRTLENEMEESYLQYSMSVIVARALPDVRDGMKPVHRRILYSMGQNGNRHNAKYTKSARIIGDVMGKYHPHGDSAIYDSMVRLAQPWAMRYMMVDGQGNFGSMDGDPPAAMRYTEARMMRPAEEMLADIDKDTVDFRDNFDGSEQEPSVLPARLPNLLLNGQIGIAVGMATNIPPHNLGEIVDATVEIIDNPEANTEDLLKHVQGPDFPTGGVVYGGDPLRAAYATGKGGITIRAVADIVEHKSKKDRFSIIVSEIPFAVNKASLIEKIADLVKDKKIQGISDLRDESSRGDVRIVVDLKKDSYPKKILNQLYKFTPLQTSFHYNMLALIDGIQPRVLGLKDMLTEFIKHRQNVVRRRTEFELKKAEARAHVLDGLKIALDNIDEIIATIRGSQTTEEAQKNLIKKFKLSEIQARAILAMQLRALAGLERQKIEDELAELKKLIAELKKILGDEKEILAIIKAELLEVKEKYGDERRTKIESYELGKFSEEQLIPNERVVIVVTKGNYIKRTPLDAYKKQNRGGKGKRGMTTKEEDVIEHLVMANTHNYLLFFTNKGRVFRQKAYEVPQAGPNAKGQAMVNMLQLHPDEIVTAVINLDATVKDSGFLFMTTDHGTVKKTPLSAYENVRQSGLIAINLVDGDELRWIRVSTGENDIIITTKDGQAIRFNEKDVRPMGRTARGVRGIKLRKDDKVISMDIVQEEANIFMISENGYGKRTKVDHFTRHRRGGVGIKAAVLNSKTGKLVSVKSLRQAGAKNKADEVIIISKNGQTIRLGISDISELGRTTQGVRIMKLNNDDKVASTALVRIEDEEDDESSEQQTDDKEAEKTPKKSSNKTKNAKKE
- a CDS encoding divergent PAP2 family protein, with product MYQFLAAPITGWFLAQLIKFAAAALRGDVDFAWFWRSGGMPSAHSTTVVALVSTVGFLSGFSSAVFAVTATFAAIVIYDSVGVRQAVGNHSKLLEKLRIKSQIDHRIKQTLGHTLPEVLGGIVLGAVIGIAYAATANKVGGLTDFISTPLSGAEFRIAWVLVLLLLVGAASYNAFALRNRKTPTFKRLRKTVFYSVILPTMFAGLFIVLAQQQVSAFEWRMWVWSTLVLVIVLQISYSIRFYSKIPLLVKEENARLINKVKPKRNSKKRKRK